The Alcaligenes aquatilis genome contains the following window.
GAAGCGCTCCAGCAAGGACAAAATCAATTGGGCCGTGCGCCCCAAAGTTGTGGGGGCCGAGCTGGTGGTGGCCGTGTTAGGGCCACGCGCATTGACGCTGGGATCTGTCGAGGTTTGACCCTGTTGAGTACGCAGATTCCGGCTGTCGCGGCCCTGTGTGTGGGCGCGGGCTTGATCGACACTTTGGCGTTGATCGCGAGCGGTTTGGTTCTCAACGCGCTCGGGGCGTTGGCTGCCCGGTGTTTGGCTGATCGCATCTGGGCGGGCGCCCGTGGCAATATTGCTTTGCTGTCCGGTGCTGATACCCAAAACGGCATCGAGCCGTTGAATAAGCAGCGTCCCCAAAGGGGAGGGGCCGCCTACGCTCATGGAAGGACGCTAGGCGTGTAATACGCTTGCAAAACGGTCTGCTGGCGCTTCATATTGCCCAGCAACGCACCCAGGCGGCCCAGTTCAGGGGTGGCCAGATGGCGGATCTGGGCATCGTCTTCCAGAATCTGGGTCAGCAACTGACGGCGTGCCTGTTTCTCAGTGATAGACAGGTCTTCCATGTTCTTGAGCTTTTCTACGGCGAGCTGATAGTGTTCGGACTGCTCAAACACATCCTCCCAGCGTGCCATTTGGGCAAGCTCCAGCATGTGACGGGTGATGCTGGCGATAATTTGATATTGATCGACGATCGGGTTAGAGGTCTCGCTCATGTTCGTACCAGGCGCTAAAGGCGCAAAGGAGGTTGGAGGTGCAGGTCAGAAATAGAGTCTGTCCTGTGAACCTCGGGGTCAAGCTGGTTGCTTGGCACGTTGGGTATCAACATTGCTGCGCCAGGCATCGGCAATATCGGTCAGTAAACGCTCGGCCAGCGCCAGCTTTTCCGCGTCATTGCGAAGATTGGCCAGCATCAGGTTATGCAAGATCAGATCGTAGGTGGCAACTAGATTGCGCGCCAGTTCTCCGCCCTTTTCAGTATCGACCGCCATTTTCAGGCCGCTATCGACAATATCAATAGCCTTCGATAAAGACTGCCCCCGCCCGGCAATATTGCCCTGTTCCATATGCAGGCGTGCTTGCAGCATGGCGGTGCGCGCACCGTTAAAGAGCAGGGTAATCAGATGCTCGGGGCTTGCGCTCAGGACCTCGGTTTCCAGACCTACTTGAGCGTAGGCGCGGACCGATTGTTGGCCAAAGCGACGGGAAGGGGCAGGATAGCTCATAGGGGTTTATTTGTTGCTGTTCATATTGCCCAGCATGGATAACTGCTGGCTCAGGTAGTTACTGGTGCCTTGCATGCGGTTGATCATGACGTCCAGTTGGACAAACTGTTTGCGATAGGCCTCGATCTTGTTTTCAATGCGCTGGTCGGCGGCATCAAACTGATCCTGCAGTCTTTTGCCGACCTTTTCGGCGCCTTCCTGGACATTGTCAATGCGGCCGCCTTTTTTGATGAACTCGTCCGCAGCGGCATGGACACGACCGGCAATACCTTGTTCGCCAAGGAACATGTTCTTGACGTCCGCCATATTGGTTTTCAGGACTTCAGTCAGCTTTTTCTCATCCAGCTGCAAATCGCCCGTTTTGGGGTCGACGGTAATACCCAGGCCAACCATGGAGCGGATCTGGCCTTCGCCAGGGACAAAGCCCAGCGTGGCATCACGCATGGCGTTTTGCGCTTCACGAGCCATGGAGTCGCCCGTCAAGGCAGCGCCTTTTTTCAGATCGACGTTATAGGCAGTCAGGGAACGAATGGCATTGTTGAATTTGTTGTACGCTGCCACATAGTCTTTCACCGCATTAAGGGCTACACCGTCGTCTTTGGCAACCTCTACATTGATGGGATCCTCACCCGCCTTGTTCAGGGTGATTTCCAGCCCTTCAATGGTGTTTTTCAAGGTGTTGCTCTGGCTGGTGATGGCAATGCCGTTCACCGTCAGTTTGGCGTTGGTCGCCTTGGTCTGCTCAAAGCCGCTGGCAGCCGGGTCGCTGGCATCCACGTTGAGCACGGCGGCCAAGTCGTCGTTGCCCTCAACGTTAATGGTGCTGATCGAGGCCGCTTCACCGGTCGCCTCGGCTGACAGTTGCAGAC
Protein-coding sequences here:
- the fliS gene encoding flagellar export chaperone FliS, whose product is MSYPAPSRRFGQQSVRAYAQVGLETEVLSASPEHLITLLFNGARTAMLQARLHMEQGNIAGRGQSLSKAIDIVDSGLKMAVDTEKGGELARNLVATYDLILHNLMLANLRNDAEKLALAERLLTDIADAWRSNVDTQRAKQPA
- a CDS encoding flagellar protein FliT, with the translated sequence MSETSNPIVDQYQIIASITRHMLELAQMARWEDVFEQSEHYQLAVEKLKNMEDLSITEKQARRQLLTQILEDDAQIRHLATPELGRLGALLGNMKRQQTVLQAYYTPSVLP
- the fliD gene encoding flagellar filament capping protein FliD produces the protein MAISSIGVGSGLKLDELLENLRTTEKKSLAVIQNRQIANTNKISAYGQLKSSLGELQSATKALSEDSFGAVKVTANSENIQITGKANAAPGQYVIKVDNLATRQTLTAAAHGSRDSAIGEGGKITVRLANGKEHTLDMKGKDTSLQGVMNAINADAELGMKATIINTGNPSEPYRLQLSAEATGEAASISTINVEGNDDLAAVLNVDASDPAASGFEQTKATNAKLTVNGIAITSQSNTLKNTIEGLEITLNKAGEDPINVEVAKDDGVALNAVKDYVAAYNKFNNAIRSLTAYNVDLKKGAALTGDSMAREAQNAMRDATLGFVPGEGQIRSMVGLGITVDPKTGDLQLDEKKLTEVLKTNMADVKNMFLGEQGIAGRVHAAADEFIKKGGRIDNVQEGAEKVGKRLQDQFDAADQRIENKIEAYRKQFVQLDVMINRMQGTSNYLSQQLSMLGNMNSNK